AAGACCGAGATTGCCGCCATTCCGCCGGAGAAACGCGTCATCATCACCTCGCATGATGCCTTCGGTTATTTCGAGCATGCCTATGGTCTCGAATTCCTGGCGCCGGAAGGCGTTTCGACGGAATCGGAAGCATCGGCGGCCGATGTCGCCAAGCTGGTCGACCAGATCAAGCACGACAAGGCCTCGGCCATCTTCGTCGAAAACATCACCAACAAGCGGCTGATCGACCAGATTGCCAGTGAAACCGGTCTGAAGGTCGGCGGTACGCTTTATTCCGACGCGCTTTCCACGGCCGACGGCCCGGCCGCGACCTATATCGACATGATCAACCACAATATCGATACGATCAAGGCGGCTGTCCTCAGTCAGTGATTTTCGTTCATTCATCGTGAGTTAGGGGAGGGTGGCTTGCGCCGCCCTCTCTGCTTTTCGTGGTAATGCAATAGCGCTCCTTTAGCGATTTTCATATCGGTGCTACAAAGCCCCCTCATGTCCGATGCCCTTCAAATCTTCACCGACGGTTCCTTCGATGATGCCTCCCGATCCGGAGGATGGGCGTTCGTCGTTCATGAGGGAGGCGACCAAGTCCATTCCGCTTCAGGCAGGACTGCCGGATCATCGAACAATATGTTCGAGGTCCTCGCCGTCCTCAACGCACTATCTTGGATCGCCGCCGAGGCGCCAACGCGGGCAGTCACACTCTGGACGGATTCCGTTCACGTCATCGAAGGCTGCCATCGATATAGGGCGATCTGGCGCAACAACGGCTGGAAGCGGATCACGCCCAACCAGCGCTCCCGCCGAAGACCGATCCCCGATAGGGAAATCTGGCAGCAGCTCGACAGCCTGCTGGAGCGGCATCCCCAAGTGGTTGTAGAATGGTGCAAAGGGCATTCCGGCACTGTCGGCAACGAGCATGCCGATGCTTTGGCGCGTGGAGTTTCCTCCGCGACGGTGACTTAGCCGGCGGCCGGCAGTCGCCGTGATTCGGCGCATCAATCTCTTCACTTCAGCCATCCCCGGTCTCGACCTTTTTCCGTATCGAGCGGTTGCGCCGGTACTCTTTCGCGACTCCAACCGAATGGTGTGCACGCCCGGCCGCCTTGCCGGTTGACAATCGCCATTCCGTTTGAAATGGTAAGATGTCAGACCAATTTAGAGGATGCGTCTTGGACAGGTCCAGCCGGGAACTCATGCAGCCAATTCCGCCGAGCGACCGCGTGCGCCAGGTCGAGGCCGCGCTTTCCGACTATGTGGAGCGGGCAGGGCTGAAGGCGGGAGATCGGCTGCCGGCCGAGCGGGAACTGATGGCGGCGCTGGGCGTCGGTCGCTCCACTATCCGTGAAGTCATTCGCAAGTTTCAGGCGCTCGGCGTTATCGACAGCCGCAAAGGCAGCGGCAATTATCTGCTGAAGCCGATTTCCGCCGCCACCGTGCATATGCCGATTTCCATCGATGCCGAAAGCCTGCGTGATGCGCTGCTGATGACGCTGGAGGTACGGCGCGGCATCGAAGTGGAGGCCTCCATGGCCGCCGCCCGCCGGCGCACGCCGGAGGATATCGCCATCATGGAAACGCGGCTCGATGAGATGGAGCGGGTGCATCTGGCCGAAGGCACCTCCGGTAAAGCCGACCTTGCCTTCCATCTGTCGATTTATGACGCCACCCACAATACGCTGTTCAAGCAGCTTCTGGAGCAGATGCGCGAAGGTTTCGAACGTTTCTGGTCGAAACCCTTCGACCGTCCGGATTTCGCCGGCCGCTCCTTCCCCTTTCACCGCACGCTGTTCAACGCCATCGCCGCCGGCGATGCGGCCGGTGCGCGTGAAGAAACACTGAAAATCCTCGCTGTCGTCGAGGAGGATATCAAGGACATGTCGAAATGAACCATGGCAACGATCTCTTCGATCCCGCCTCATTTATCGTTGCGCATGACGAGGCCCACGCCTTCGAGGCCGTGGTGCCGCCCATCGTGCAGACCTCGCTTTTCACCTTTTCCAGCTATGACGAAATGGTCTCCACCTATCGCGGCGAAAAGGTGCGGCCGGTCTATACGCGCGGGCTTAACCCCACCGTGCGGCTGTTCGAGGAGATGCTGGCGAAGCTGGAAGGTGCCGAAGATGCGCTCGGTTTTGCAAGCGGCATGTCGGCCATTTCCTCCACCGTGCTGTCTTTCGTGTCGCCGGGCGACCGGATCGTCGCCGTGCGCCATGTCTATCCCGATGCATTCCGCCTGTTCGGCACTTTCATGCAGCGCATGAATATCGAGGTGACCTATGTCGACGGCCGCGATGAGGCGGCGGTTGAAAAGGCGATGCCGGGTGCAAAGCTGTTTTACATGGAAAGCCCGACGAGCTGGGTGATGGAAGCCCACGATGTCGGCGCGCTGGCCGCCATCGCCAAGCGGCATGGCGCGGTCACCGTCATCGACAATTCCTGGGCAAGCCCGGTCTTCCAGCAGCCGATCTCGCTCGGCGTCGACCTCGTCGTGCATTCGGCCTCGAAATATCTGGGCGGCCATAGCGATGTGGTCTCCGGCGTGGTGGCCGGTTCGAAGGCGATGATCGACCGCATCCGGGCGGAAACCTATCCCTATCTCGGCGGCAAGATGTCGCCTTTCGATGCCTGGCTGCTCATTCGCGGGCTTCGCACGCTGCCGCTGCGCATGAAGGCGCATCAGGCCTCGGCGCTTGAGATCGCAACCCGCCTGCAGGCGCTGGATGTGGTGGAGAAGGTCTGCCATCCGGGGCTGGCGAACCGCCTGCCGCCCGGCCTTAACGGCACGTCGGGCCTGTTTTCCTTCATCTTCAAGGAAGGGGTGGATGTGCGCGCTTTTGCCGACCGCCTCAAGCTTTTCAAACTGGGTGTTTCCTGGGGCGGGCATGAAAGCCTCATCGTCCCGGGCGAAGTGGTGCTCGAACAGAAGGCGCAGCCGAACTCCGCCCATACCTTCGGCATCAGCGCACGTTCGGTGCGCCTGCATGTCGGGCTGGAGGGTACGGAAGCGCTCTGGAACGATCTCGAACCCGCGATCAAGGCGGCCACCGCCGCCTGACGCATTTTTAAACTGACCACAAAAAAGGGGAGAACGACATGAAAAAACTGGTAACGGCAGCAATCTTCACCGCCCTGATGACCGGAACGGCGCTGGCGGACACGACCTTGAAGCTGGTCGAGGTCATCACAAGTCCCGAGCGGACGGAAACGCTGAAAGGCATCGTCTCTAAATTCGAGGCCGCCAATCCCGGCACCAAGGTGGAAATCATCTCCCTGCCGTGGAGCGAAGCCTTCCAGAAATTCGCCACCATGGTCTCGGCCGGCGATGTGCCTGACGTGATGGAAATGCCCGACACATGGCTGTCGCTTTATGCCAATAACGGCATGCTGGAGAGCCTTGAGCCCTATCTTGCCAAATGGGAGCACACCGCGGGCCTGAGCGAGCGCACGCTCGAACTCGGCCGCGATGTCAAGGACACGGCCTATATGCTGCCTTACGGCTTCTATCTCCGCGCCATGTTCTACAACAAGAAACTGCTGGAACAGGCAGGCGTGAAGGAGCCGCCGAAGACACTCGAGGAATTTGCCGATGCCTCCAAGAAGGTCGCAGCCCTTCCCGGCAAATCTGGCTACTGCCTGCGCGGCGGCCCGGGCGGCCTTAACGGCTGGGTCATGTTCGGCGCATCCATGGCCGGTTCGAACGAGTTCTTCACCAAGGACGGCACCTCCACCTTCGACAGCCCCGGCTGGGTGAAGGGCCTGACCTATGTGATCGATCTCTACAAGAACGGTTATGCGCCGAAGGACAGCGTCAACTGGGGCTTCAACGAAATCGTCGCGGGCTTCTATTCCGGCACTTGCGCCTTCCTCGATCAGGACCCGGATGCGCTGATCGCCATTGCCCAGCGCATGAAGCCGGAAGATTTCGGCGTCATGACCATGCCCAAGGGACCTGACGGCAAGACCTTCCCGACGATTGGTTTCGCCGGCTGGTCGATGATGTCGAAATCCGAAAACAAGGACCTTTCCTGGAAGCTGATCGAGACGCTTGAAGGGCCGGAAGGCAATATCGAGTGGAACAAGAAGACCGGTGCGCTGCCGGTGCACAAGTCAGCGGAGAAGGACCCCTTCTATGCCAGCGAGCAGTTCAAGGGTTGGTTCGATGAACTGGCCGACAAGAACGCCGTGCCGACGACGATGCCGACCTATCTTGAGGAATTCGCCTTCTTCAAGGATTCGCTTGTGATCAAGACATCGCAGGAAGCGCTGCTCGGCGACATCACGCCGGAAGACCTTGCCAAGCAATGGGCTGATTACATGACCAAGGCGCAGCAGAAGTTCCTGACGTCCAAGTAACGACATTGACCGGCTGCGCGGGCGCAAATGCCCGTGCGGCGGTCTTGCCGGCCTTCGCTGCGACAGGCCTTTTCATAGAAATTTTTCGGATCGGTAAGCCGAGAGGCTGGAAAACCCGTCCGTTCCGTCGTCCGATCAGGGAGCGATACAATGTCCTATGCCCATGGCGCCGGGCCGGTGGCCGCGCGCAAACCGGCTGGCAAGCCTGCGATGCGGCGGTTTGCCGATTGGGCCGAACCCTGGCTTTACAGCGCGCCGGTGCTGGTGCTCATCGTCGCCGTCATGCTGGTGCCGCTGGTGCTTGGCCTCTCCTATGCCTTTCGCGATGTTCAGCTACTCAATCCGTTTTCCGGCGGTTTCGTTGGCCTCAAACATCTGGAGGCTCTGTCGCAGGATGCGGCCTTTTACCGGGCGCTGAAAAATACGCTGTGGTGGACAGGTGCTTCGGTTTTCCTGCAATTCTTCTTCGGCCTCATTCTGGCGCTGCTGCTGGATAAGCCCTTTGCGGGCAGGGGGCTGGCGCAGGCGCTGGTGTTCCTGCCATGGGCCGTGCCGACCTTCCTTGCCGGTCTCAACTGGGCCTGGCTGTTCAACCCGGTCATCGGGCCGCTGCCGCACTGGATGGTCTCGCTCGGGCTGTTATCCGCACCCAACAATATCCTCGCCGATCCGCAGCTTGCCATGTGGGGGCCCATCATCGCTAATGTCTGGTGGGGCATTCCCTTCTTTGCCATCACTTTGCTTGCCGCACTTCAGGCCATCCCGCGCGATCTTTATGAGGCGGCGGAAATTGACGGGGCGAACCCGCTGCAGCGCTTCACCTCCATCACCCTGCCGTTTCTGGCGCCCACCATCGCCATCACCATCTTGCTGCGCACCGTCTGGATCGCCAATTTCGCCGATCTCATCATCGTCATGACCAATGGCGGGCCGGCGGACCGCACGCAGATCGTCGCCAGCTACATCTTCACGCAGGCCTTCCGGCGTCTGGATTTCGGTTATGCCTCGGCCATTGCGCTGGTGCTGCTGGTGCTGCTGCTTGCCTATTCCATGCTGATCGTGCTGCTGCGCCAGCGCCTGATCGAGAAGGACTGACCGATGACCTCAAGGATATTTCTCACCCTTGCCCATCGTCTGGCGATCCTTGCCTATATCGCCTTTGCACTGTTCCCACTGTTCTGGCTGCTCAAGGTGTCCGTGACGCCGAATGATCTGCTCTATAGCGAAGG
This portion of the Agrobacterium tumefaciens genome encodes:
- a CDS encoding ribonuclease HI, whose translation is MSDALQIFTDGSFDDASRSGGWAFVVHEGGDQVHSASGRTAGSSNNMFEVLAVLNALSWIAAEAPTRAVTLWTDSVHVIEGCHRYRAIWRNNGWKRITPNQRSRRRPIPDREIWQQLDSLLERHPQVVVEWCKGHSGTVGNEHADALARGVSSATVT
- a CDS encoding FadR family transcriptional regulator translates to MQPIPPSDRVRQVEAALSDYVERAGLKAGDRLPAERELMAALGVGRSTIREVIRKFQALGVIDSRKGSGNYLLKPISAATVHMPISIDAESLRDALLMTLEVRRGIEVEASMAAARRRTPEDIAIMETRLDEMERVHLAEGTSGKADLAFHLSIYDATHNTLFKQLLEQMREGFERFWSKPFDRPDFAGRSFPFHRTLFNAIAAGDAAGAREETLKILAVVEEDIKDMSK
- a CDS encoding aminotransferase class I/II-fold pyridoxal phosphate-dependent enzyme → MNHGNDLFDPASFIVAHDEAHAFEAVVPPIVQTSLFTFSSYDEMVSTYRGEKVRPVYTRGLNPTVRLFEEMLAKLEGAEDALGFASGMSAISSTVLSFVSPGDRIVAVRHVYPDAFRLFGTFMQRMNIEVTYVDGRDEAAVEKAMPGAKLFYMESPTSWVMEAHDVGALAAIAKRHGAVTVIDNSWASPVFQQPISLGVDLVVHSASKYLGGHSDVVSGVVAGSKAMIDRIRAETYPYLGGKMSPFDAWLLIRGLRTLPLRMKAHQASALEIATRLQALDVVEKVCHPGLANRLPPGLNGTSGLFSFIFKEGVDVRAFADRLKLFKLGVSWGGHESLIVPGEVVLEQKAQPNSAHTFGISARSVRLHVGLEGTEALWNDLEPAIKAATAA
- a CDS encoding sugar ABC transporter substrate-binding protein codes for the protein MKKLVTAAIFTALMTGTALADTTLKLVEVITSPERTETLKGIVSKFEAANPGTKVEIISLPWSEAFQKFATMVSAGDVPDVMEMPDTWLSLYANNGMLESLEPYLAKWEHTAGLSERTLELGRDVKDTAYMLPYGFYLRAMFYNKKLLEQAGVKEPPKTLEEFADASKKVAALPGKSGYCLRGGPGGLNGWVMFGASMAGSNEFFTKDGTSTFDSPGWVKGLTYVIDLYKNGYAPKDSVNWGFNEIVAGFYSGTCAFLDQDPDALIAIAQRMKPEDFGVMTMPKGPDGKTFPTIGFAGWSMMSKSENKDLSWKLIETLEGPEGNIEWNKKTGALPVHKSAEKDPFYASEQFKGWFDELADKNAVPTTMPTYLEEFAFFKDSLVIKTSQEALLGDITPEDLAKQWADYMTKAQQKFLTSK
- a CDS encoding sugar ABC transporter permease; the protein is MSYAHGAGPVAARKPAGKPAMRRFADWAEPWLYSAPVLVLIVAVMLVPLVLGLSYAFRDVQLLNPFSGGFVGLKHLEALSQDAAFYRALKNTLWWTGASVFLQFFFGLILALLLDKPFAGRGLAQALVFLPWAVPTFLAGLNWAWLFNPVIGPLPHWMVSLGLLSAPNNILADPQLAMWGPIIANVWWGIPFFAITLLAALQAIPRDLYEAAEIDGANPLQRFTSITLPFLAPTIAITILLRTVWIANFADLIIVMTNGGPADRTQIVASYIFTQAFRRLDFGYASAIALVLLVLLLAYSMLIVLLRQRLIEKD